The Musa acuminata AAA Group cultivar baxijiao unplaced genomic scaffold, Cavendish_Baxijiao_AAA HiC_scaffold_1142, whole genome shotgun sequence genome includes the window aaagaggaagtttattatataaataatggataataaattattgatatttttattttttttataaatccggGATGTGACGTTGCATACAAAACATCGATGAGTTCTGTAAATAAATAGGACTgtgctaaagaaaataaaaataaatcgcgGAGAAAAGCTTCTTGACTCAAGATACTACAAAGGATTTAATAGCTTCGAACAAGCTAGGGAAGTTTTGCGAAGCTTAAGAATCTTAGCAGTAATGGTTAGTCTGTGATTCTTATTAAACGGTATAGATTGGAATGTTTGTGCACTTGATGTAGTTTTTGTAATTTAGTAATCCCGTGAACTCCAGACTTTGATTTATGCTCTCCAATTTATATCCGTCATCCGATGTTTCACAAACCATGCAGAGAAATGCCTCTTGGAGAGGCATTATGCTATCAGATCGAAGTGCAGAGGAAACTGCAAGAGCAGCGGGAGGTAAGCCTATTGGTGTGTGGCAAACAAAGGCCCTACTCCTTGTAACATTCGCGAGATTTCTTTACCAGGCACAGAAGAAATTGCAAACGAGTATAAAGGCTCAGAGGAAGTACTTGCAAGCAATGCTGGAGAAAGCTCAGAAGATCTTTGTTTCGACATGAATGGCTCGTCAGGCAGTTTGGAAGCCACCAGAGCCCAGCTTACGGATTTCGACCTGCCACTATCAGGCTTGACGGAGAACGTCGGTCGGGTTTGCGAAGAGAAGCACTCGGAGCTGAGATTAGTGCGGTCAGAGGAAAACATCAAGAAGAGGAACGATTGAGGGTTTCAACTTTATCAGGAAGGTAGAGATGAGGCCGAGGACAGTTCTCTTCTTCTGCTGGATTTGAATGTGAAAGGAAGCAGAGGTGAGATGGTTGGTGGATCAAGAGGAAACGACTTGGATCTCAGAATCCAAACGCAGGGGTTGTAAACCAGCTTTGAGTGTCGATTCTGCACTTGCAGACACATCCGATGCTGTCATTGTGCGCATCGAGTTGATATCGAGTCTATGTTTCTTTCCTACAGCGTAAATCTTTATACTGCGGTTTGTTGAATGATTTGATCGTGGACGAAACAACTCCCCCTTGTACGGGAACTTCCTCTCTTCGgccatcaacatatcatgttgttTGCCCAATTTGAAAGCTATCAGTTTATCCAAGAAAATAACAGAGCACAGATCGATGTGGTGCATATCCAACAATCTTCGGATTCTTACCATACATCACAAGCAGCAATCAATTTTCACATCCGAATTTGACAGACGACTTGATTTGTATATTATTTACGTTGAAACATTCGACATTTGTgcacaaagaaaaagagaaagatcatATTTGAGTTGACTTGCTTTGAGAATCGACCACCTTCACTGCGCTGCGTTGACAAACTCCAAGAACGAAGGAGGAATTCAGCAGGCTTGTAGGCCGTAGATGATGCCGCGATGGCAGGCCACCTTGGCGTCTTGGTCGTCGAAGAACCTCCGCTTCATCTTCAGATAGACTTGGCAGGTCACCAAGCTATCTGATCCAGCTTGATGCGACTTCCCAGCTTGGCGTGGCACCCCGAGGGTACTCGCCACTCTCTCCAGCCCGCCGGAGAGACCCTTGCAGCCGCGCATAATGTGCTTGAGATCCACAGTCTCTCCGAAGAGCAAGTTCACCAGGCCGAGGAACTCTTCCAGGGTGTCGGGCAGAGGCCGGCCGAACCCCAGCACCTTGATGAGATAGGCGAAGTCGTAGCAGCTGTGAAAGGCGATCCATCGAGTGGAGTGCGGGCGGCAGAAACGGCAATGAGCGACGAGGCCGGAACGATAGAGGTGGGCGGCGAACTGGCCGGAGTCAATGCCGTAGAGGGGGAGCCGGTCGAAGTCGATGCCACTGGAGCGGAGCAGGTCGACGGAGTCCGGCGCGTGGAGGTCGCGTCGGACATCGAATTCGCGGAAGTTGAACTCCCACGCGTACCCGACCCTGCCGCCGGTGCCGATGGAGGGGAGGTCGCCGAAGGCGTCGAAGAGGGTGAGGCCGAGTTGGACGAGCTCCATCTTGTCGACGTTGGCCTTGAGGAAGGCGTAGCGCAGGCTGGGCGGGAGAAGACGGTGTGGCCTCCGAGTTCTGTAGAGGAAGCCGGGAAACTCCGTGTCGAAGGCGACGTAAGAGAAGCGATCCACGAGGGAAGCAATGATGGAGAACTCGTACTCCAAGTTCCACGCCCAAACCGAGCGCACCACCAAATGttgccgccctcctcctcctcctcctcgttgcgAAGACATCTTTCCACGCGACGATACAACAGTGTGGAGCGAAGAAGAGTGTCGGAGAGGAGTGATGCGTGACAAGTCCAAAGGTCACGTCCTTATATAACAGGCAGAGTGTCCGAACCCCAGTTCGATTCGGAATCCTATCCGAATCGAGCTATAATCCTAATCCAAGAAGGAAAGATGCGGGTGTTAAGCCCCAGCTCGATCCAATGTCTCTCGGAATCCTAGTCCGATTCTAACGATCCAAGGTATCTTCGTTCGAAGTACGTCTCCACATTTGTGGGCCTTAACTCGGCCCATCCTGCTACCGTCTCGGCCTTCAATCAACTATGTATTACCGCTGCCTTCGTCGCTTGAAGCTCCACGACGGCACACCCCGCGGAGATGGGAGACCCCGGAGCGGCATCGAGGAGGAAGAACCGATTACCGAAGGGGGGCAGCGAATCTTCCGATCTCCACGCCGCCGCGAGGAACGGGGACCTCACCACGGTCGAGTCCATCTGCAACGCTAATCCCCTCGCCGTCAATACTCGAGATCGCCATTCCCGGACACCGTATCCTTTCTCCCTTGTTCTCCTTTCCTCAATCTTCGCTTTTGTTGTCGTTATCATGTGGTGGGCTCTTCGCTTGGTTCAGAATCTGTCGAGCGAGCAGCTTATTGCGCCGCCGAGAGTTTGGCACTGAGTTTTAAGGTTCCCTTAGGGTTTTTGAGCTTTAACCTACTTGGctggttcatttaaattccttTGCTAGGATTCGGATTGCTGTCTGATTTGGTGCATTATTTGTGACTAGCTGGCCCTTCTGAGTCTTAGGTCTTAAATATCAACTCGATTCCTTTGAAAAGAGAATGAAGAAAAGGATATAGATGATGAAACTATCTATCGATGGAGGATGACTGTGGCAATGATTTGCAGAAATGATACATGCCGATTCATCCACACTGACACTCTTCGGTATAAGAACTTCCACATAACTTGTGGGTGGAATTGTGTTGCTTCGATACTTAGATTTAATATAGGAAATGTTCATTACGAAGCTGAGAAATTGTTGCTGTCGACAATTTAAACATCTCTTTTCTGTCAATGTATGTTATGTTTTTTTGGGTATTAGAATTTTTAAACATCCAAGAAGTGCTTTACTTTTCGAGATCTCAATCTTGGGTAAGTAAATTAACAAAAATTATTCCATATCTCCAACCTCTATGTGgtgggaaagaggatatatcatAGTTTCTTATACTAAATTTGTTGACATCTAAGAAATTTGCAAGTCATAGGGTACAAACTCAACTTTTGGATATTTCTTGTTAACACACAAAGACCGTCGATCGGTGAGTCGGCCTGATTAGTTATCTGCCAAAAGTGTAGGTCTCTTCTGCTGGCTTGCCTTCTAGTCACGCCTTCATGCTACGCTGACGACCTTGCACAATAGGCTTGTGCCGAGGGTGTCCCAGGTCAaccccttcgatgcttaagttagcgaaAGATGGACTGATGGAGGGGGAGGAAGACAATAGTGTGAGTAGTGTAAATGAGAGAATAGAGGGTTTTTGCCTGCCTCCTTTTGTCTTGGTCTGGGGCTTGGATTTTTTACCTAGGCATCGAGCAATCTAGACGTGTGTTAGCCAGGCCCCTCTTACTATGTATGGGGGGGGGCATTAATAAGGACGGCTTGCTGGTGCGGACCGTTGGGACGCCTTTGGGTTGACTCCCCTGTCGCTTTGGGTTAGGCAAGGAGTGGGCCCTCCATCGGTCGTCCGGAGGGGAAGGCTAGTGAAATCGGGCCATGCTATCAATCATTAATACTGAAGCATGGCTTTTGTTGATATGTCAGCCAGGAGGCTACTGGGGAAGCAGGGGCATACTGCTAGTCATTAATGCACAGGCATGGCTTCTGTTGAGATGTCAGCCAGGAGGCGGTTGGGGAAGCTGGGGCATGCTGCCAACCATTAATGCGGGGCATGGTTTCTTTAGCTGCGGCATTAGTAAGGAGTGGGTCTTATGTGcccactgtcacgaacggtcgtcgcgcgcccgcaacaactccgttgaacaaaccgttcgtcgctctcatctacatgtacagttacttggcagcctgttttgccttggttttgagtcattttgcttgtaaaaatgtaagttcgaacaagctgcagtgttacatagcgaccgctcaccgaaccgagcaaaacaacccaaaatagctccgttttcgtgtgccgcgggttGATTTTTGGAATCTACCTCCGCTCActaaaacgttagccatctcagcccctttgaaccccccgggtggcacaggggtggatggggcttcgatatagtaccgggcgttgaacacacattcgcaagttcgcacgttgccttgacgggaacttgttgtcgggcccgggactcggtgagcagctgtttgtgggcttgcagctgctcgttcaaccttctaaagcccttgttttcccccactccctcttttctcttgtttacacaaggtgctcgctgaattgcttgtaaagctttcctttttcaCGAgaattcgggacttgtccgttgctcgttctttcgaactaatcaactttctcttttacaggtccttcgggacctgcgagaggttgtaagtgggctgatctttgcggaacaatatcgcaagggcgaaacgCGTCTtatgcaacgcaagctaagttcgcgtcttggccgcaagggtgcctcacgccttaggcaattccagctaaggccgtgacaccaCGTTGGGAAGCTAGGATTGGCAGGGCAGATCCCTGCTGGCGACTGGGAGGTTGTTGGTGGGGGCCCCCACAGTTGGCTTTGGTGGCGTTGCTGGCTTAGGTGGCGAGGGGATCTGGTAGTGCCAAGCTTCTCCCTATCAATTCTGAAATTTGATTCTCGGATGTATTgcacattttttcttttctttttattttgtaaaaAAGTGGAACAAACGAATCTATTGATAAATCTTTTGTTTGGTAATCTAATGTTGCTACCTTGACACGAATAATATGAAATTGAGTCTTCATCTGGCTGCTTGGTTTGGGCAGACAGAGGTAGCAAGATTTCTCTGCAGGAATAACGCCGACATTGGAGCTGCTGCTGCTATGGGTGATACAGCCGCGATCCATTTTGCTGCTCAGAAAGGTCATCTAGAGATAATTAGGATCCTATTATCCTCTGATGTCTCTGTCAAGGCCTGCTAACTTGAAAGGTTTGACCCCTCTGCACTATGCCGTCCAAGGATCTCATCCAGAGCTCATTGAGTATCTCATTAAAAAGGGTGCAAGCCTCACCGCCACGACAAAGGCCTAGCAAACACCTATTGACCTTGTGAGCATCGAGGAAGTCTGTGCCCTTCTCGTTGAGTGCAAACAGCCTATGGCCAAAGATGATAAATCTACTACGATCAAGGAGGTTGGTGACTCGGTTTCAACGGATAATATTAAAGAAAACAATGGAGTCTCCATCCTTGAAGAGTCAGCTAATGTCGATGAAGAAGGCACGGACACTAAGGAAAAGAGAAGAGGTGAAGCAGCTGCTGATGAGGACTCatcaaaacattaaaagtcttaaTGTTTCCCTTGATCACCTTctgtttgaaaaatgatgtacaaGATGAGGATGAAGAATAGGACTCAGATACGAAAGACAACAATCATGTAAGGGCAGCTCTAGTGTTGAAGCTCTAACATTTTATTGGTAACTTTATGTGTTGTTTTCTGGGACATTATGTGTTGATCTATAAGGTGTTTTTTGTTAGCAAATGTTGCACATCTTTattctttgtttcatcattatatcTGAAGCATGCTTTTGCAGTGGGTGACGGAAATGTTCTCACATTTTCAAATCAGTTTTCTCATGAACTTCTCATCGTTGTACCGTATGTTGAACTTACGGAATGGTCTGGACGAGTGGAGAGTCGAAGAATCTTGTTCTCTTTTGATGTAGGTGGTCCTTCGAACTTCAAGTTTGGTCACTACAAATCGATGGTCTCTTCTTCCCAATTTGCGTAGATCTTGCAGGTTAAGATGGCGTTCGAATTCATGAGCACCTTACTTGACATACTTTCGGTGACGAGTAAATTTGATATCTTCAATTTATTTGCAAGTTCTGTACAAAAAATTGGCAGTGTGTGGAAATGACTCTTCACAAGGATTAATTACTCAGGAAATCCATAGCCCATCATCTTTGCTCTAATCCTTTTAATTTTTGACTTGAAGTAGTGTTAGTTAGCTCAACATTTCTAAACCTTGATTGCAACCTCACATGATTGATTGGCTCCCACGAAGGCCATGGTGCCTTCCACTCACCTTGCTGAAGCTTCGTATTTCTGAATTGTAGATCTGAGTCAATTACGATCGAATTGTGATCGTTAATTATAATTCGGTGATCAATTGGGAGAAGAGATTCCAAAGTCGGTGCTAAGCTTGATGGGCATGAAGGGGTTGATGTTTTACCATCTCAAGAGTCATCTTCAGGTCACATCTCTTTGTCCCTCCTTCTATGGTCTATTGCTTCTATTCTGATCTTGCTTTATCTGTCTGTAGAAGTACAGACCTGGAAAGCAAACCAGAAGGGAGACAGGCCAGGAAGCAAAGAAAAATGGTAGGTCAAGGCAGGCCACCATAAACTGAGAGAGTACATACATTACTTAGAATTGAGCGTTCATGCCTGCTTTTTATTCCTCATGCAGGAAGCAATTCAACCAAGACTAATTGTTCCTCTACCACCAGCAGTGACGTCTCTAGAACATTCGGTGTCGGATATGTGTATGGCACAAACTCTACTTTTACGTATCGTTGCATATAAAATTTAAACTTTATACAAGAAATTGCAAAGCGTTAACAAATATCATGTGCTGCATGTAAAACATCAATGAGTTCTGCAATGACTCGAAATACTACTAAACATCAATAACTCGAGATACTATAAAGGATTTAATAATAAATcagtttatctaatatttattttcagagtaatttaCTACTTTGTAATAAATCTGAAGCTTCCTTATGACTTACCAAGAAGCTGTGGTCCTTTttctaattaatagaatatttattattgtaaaaacaaggatttgaattaaaggatgaagaaaaaaaaaagaaaaagaggaagtttattatataaataatggataataaattattgatatttttattttttttataaatccggGATGTGACGTTGCATACAAAACATCGATGAGTTCTGTAAATAAATAGGACTgtgctaaagaaaataaaaataaatcgcgGAGAAAAGCTTCTTGACTCAAGATACTACAAAGGATTTAATAGCTTCGAACAAGCTAGGGAAGTTTTGCGAAGCTTAAGAATCTTAGCAGTAATGGTTAGTCTGTGATTCTTATTAAACGGTATAGATTGGAATGTTTGTGCACTTGATGTAGTTTTTGTAATTTAGTAATCCCGTGAACTCCAGACTTTGATTTATGCTCTCCAATTTATATCCGTCATCCGATGTTTCACAAACCATGCAGAGAAATGCCTCTTGGAGAGGCATTATGCTATCAGATCGAAGTGCAGAGGAAACTGCAAGAGCAGCGGGAGGTAAGCCTATTGGTGTGTGGCAAA containing:
- the LOC135671588 gene encoding probable CCR4-associated factor 1 homolog 11; amino-acid sequence: MSSQRGGGGGGRQHLVVRSVWAWNLEYEFSIIASLVDRFSYVAFDTEFPGFLYRTRRPHRLLPPSLRYAFLKANVDKMELVQLGLTLFDAFGDLPSIGTGGRVGYAWEFNFREFDVRRDLHAPDSVDLLRSSGIDFDRLPLYGIDSGQFAAHLYRSGLVAHCRFCRPHSTRWIAFHSCYDFAYLIKVLGFGRPLPDTLEEFLGLVNLLFGETVDLKHIMRGCKGLSGGLERVASTLGVPRQAGKSHQAGSDSLVTCQVYLKMKRRFFDDQDAKVACHRGIIYGLQAC